The proteins below come from a single Necator americanus strain Aroian chromosome V, whole genome shotgun sequence genomic window:
- a CDS encoding hypothetical protein (NECATOR_CHRV.G19728.T1), whose translation MAICTYNARTLVSEAAIEDLMMQAKKIKYDVIELTETRRRHPLNAVYETGEELFLGTCDSRGVGGVGVLVNTSMAKNIDSFKQLTTRIGRLRMRRRGPTPSLTIFVAYAPTSSYEEEEVAAF comes from the coding sequence atggcgatctgtacttataacgcacgtacgcttgtatcggaagcggccatcgaagatctgatgatgcaagccaagaagatcaagtacgacgtcatcgaactgaccgagacgagacgacgtcaccctctcaacgccgtatatgaaactggagaagaactgttcttaggaacatgcgacagtagaggtgttggtggagttggcgtcctcgtcaacacgagtatggcaaagaacatcgactctttcaaacaacttacgacccgaatcggacgtctgcggatgagaagacgTGGTCCAACGCCATCTTtaactatcttcgtcgcttacgctccaacatcaagctacgaagaagaagaagtcgcaGCCTTCTAA
- a CDS encoding hypothetical protein (NECATOR_CHRV.G19731.T1) translates to MKDTHASKQDFEKDSARLTTSTLFRDSSRWLCLTFIDLKKAFYSVETETVVEVLDNQGVPTQYIKILRELYSNVTTGISPFYKNSSIIDVKRGSDRVIQSHPKYSQPPWRISSRCFSKKIMMLFVSHAKGGATGLLWHAIGTNGRITGACSTSSKINGSQGDQGELS, encoded by the coding sequence atgaaggacactcatgcgagcaagcaggatttcgaaaaggattcagcacgattgaccacatccACACTGTTTCGAGACTCATCGAGGTGGCTCTGTCttaccttcatcgacttgaagaaggccttctactcagttgagacggaaacGGTCGTGGAAgtcttggacaaccaaggcgtccctactcagtacataaagatacttcgagagttgtacagtaacgtcactaccggaatttcgccattctacaagaattcatccatcattgacgtgaagagggggtccgacagggtgatacaatctcacccaaaatattcacagccaccctggagaatttcttcacgatgtttttcaaagaaaattatgatgctcttcgtgtcccacgcgaaggGAGGagccactgggctactctggcacgcgatcgggacaaatggaagaattactggcgcctgttcgaccagttcgaagatcaacgggagtcaaggtgatcaaggtgagtTATCTTAG
- a CDS encoding hypothetical protein (NECATOR_CHRV.G19727.T3) — protein MGRLQAFSPALLQEPFRLNSATIRSREEYLRMQRDRLLAMKASEREKHMNEVSQRAAQERPRTAKAVRGLMRGSIAGADDVLATRRAIVEKLKTEIDATSTSES, from the exons atgggcaggttgcaagcctttAGTCCC GCTCTCTTACAAGAGCCATTCCGCCTCAATTCTGCAACCATTCGAAGTCGAGAGGAGTACTTACGAATGCAAAGAGATCGACTTCTTGCCATGAAAGCTTCTGAAAGGGAGAAGCACATGAAC GAAGTAAGCCAACGGGCAGCTCAAGAACGACCTCGGACAGCGAAAGCAGTTCGAGGCCTTATGCGAGGTAGCATAGCTGGTGCTGATGACGTGCTTGCGACTCGCCGTGCAATAGTTGAGAAGCTCAAGACAGAAATCGACGCAACATCCACCTCTGAGTCTTAA
- a CDS encoding hypothetical protein (NECATOR_CHRV.G19729.T1), translated as MTNKTIHRNSQFQKPSSLRQTWESPDGGYRNEIDHIIVNKRFCLTDVAVAPKFYTGSDHRLLQGRFSFTRRAEKAAKFRGRNPRTIISWDLFATLAGFWEDSAMDNIDEEYDRLVEHLHDCAKKAESFKTTKRRLSLETLELICQRGAARAAGEALQRGDKGRP; from the coding sequence atgacgaatAAGACCATCCAtaggaactcgcaattccagaagccctcctctctacgccagacgtgggagtcacccgatggaggataccgtaatgaaatagaccacatcatcgtcaataaaaggttctgcctgacggacgtcgctgttgcgccaaagttctatacgggatcggaccatcgcctccttcaaggaagattttccttcacaaggagagcagagaaagccgccaagttcagagggagaaatcccaggactatcatcagctgggatctcttcgctacgctagccggcttttgggaagattccgcaatggacaacatcgacgaggaatatgaccggctcgttgaacaccttcacgactgcgcaaagaaggctgagagttttaaaaccaccaaaagacgcctgtctcttgaaactcttgagctgatatgCCAGCgcggagcagcacgagccgcaggggaggctttgcagagaggcgataaaggaagaccttaa
- a CDS encoding hypothetical protein (NECATOR_CHRV.G19730.T1), which yields MTALRNPKGTTIASKRGMEKIIYDFYSDLFGSHVHLLPHHLREGGHVIPKVLPVEIRHAIMSVTNRTAPGPDRIKPEQLKNLPPVLINTLARIFTLYLLECKFICWNVRKQWKTSKTVLVV from the coding sequence atgactgctctccggaacccgaagggaacaaccattgcatcgaaaagggggatggagaaaatcatctacgacttctactctgatctcttcggcagccatgtccacttgcttcctcaccatctgagggaaggcggacatgtcattccaaaggtTCTTCCGgtcgaaatacgacatgctattaTGTCGGTAacaaatcgtacggcacccggtcccgacagaataaaaccagaacaactgaagaaccttccgccagtactcatcaacaccctggcgaggatcTTCACACTTTATCTGTTGGAATGCAAGTTTATCTGTTGGAATGTTcgtaaacagtggaagaccagcaagaccgtgcttgttgtataa